A single region of the Oryzias latipes chromosome 21, ASM223467v1 genome encodes:
- the b3galt1 gene encoding beta-1,3-galactosyltransferase 1, with translation MPSKVSCLYLLTVVCWASALWYLSITRPTSTYVSQMSIPIRKTVKSHKNTTFTNIRTRSLNPHAFEFVINEPKKCESITPFLVILISTNHKEFDARQAIRETWGDESTFTQIHILTIFLLGWNSDDVLNQMVEQESQIFHDIVVENFIDSYHNLTLKTMMGMRWVATFCPKAQYVMKTDSDIFVNMDNLIYKLLKPTTKPRRRYFTGYVINGGPIRDMRSKWYMPRDVYPDSKYPPFCSGTGYVFSADIAELIYKTSLHTRLLHLEDVYVGLCLRKLGIHPYQNSGFNHWKMAYSLCRYRRVITVHQISPEEMHRIWNDMSSKKHLRC, from the coding sequence ATGCCCTCGAAAGTGTCGTGCCTTTACCTGTTGACAGTGGTCTGCTGGGCAAGCGCTCTGTGGTACTTAAGTATCACCCGCCCAACATCCACCTACGTGAGCCAAATGTCTATACCTATAAGAAAGACGGTGAAATCTCACAAAAACACCACCTTCACCAACATCCGCACCCGCTCGCTCAACCCACACGCCTTCGAATTTGTAATCAACGAGCCCAAGAAGTGCGAAAGCATCACCCCTTTTCTGGTTATCCTCATCAGCACCAATCACAAGGAGTTCGATGCCCGGCAGGCCATCCGGGAGACATGGGGGGATGAGAGCACCTTCACTCAAATCCACATCCTTACCATCTTCCTTCTGGGCTGGAACTCAGATGATGTGCTGAACCAGATGGTGGAGCAAGAAAGTCAGATCTTTCATGATATTGTGGTGGAGAACTTTATTGATTCCTACCACAATCTCACCCTGAAAACCATGATGGGCATGCGTTGGGTGGCTACTTTCTGCCCAAAGGCGCAGTATGTGATGAAGACGGACAGCGACATCTTTGTCAACATGGACAACCTGATATACAAACTTCTAAAGCCAACCACAAAACCAAGAAGGAGATACTTTACTGGTTATGTAATAAACGGCGGTCCAATCAGAGATATGCGCAGCAAGTGGTACATGCCCAGAGACGTGTATCCAGACAGTAAATACCCACCGTTCTGCTCAGGCACTGGCTATGTGTTCTCAGCAGATATAGCTGAACTAATCTACAAGACGTCATTGcacacaagactgttgcaccttGAGGATGTCTATGTGGGGTTGTGTTTGCGCAAACTGGGTATACACCCTTATCAGAACAGTGGTTTCAATCACTGGAAAATGGCATACAGTCTCTGCAGATACAGGAGGGTTATCACCGTCCACCAAATCTCACCGGAGGAGATGCACCGGATTTGGAATGACATGTCCAGCAAAAAGCACCTCAGATGTTAG